The Anaerolineae bacterium DNA window GGACACCTACACCCGACCCGGAAAGAAGGAGTAGCGATACAATGAGAGAAATCTTGGCACTCGATGGCAACGCGGCTGTCGCTCATGCCATGCGGCAGATTAACCCAGACGTGGTAGCCGCTTATCCTATTACGCCGCAGACCTCGACGGTTCAGACCTTTTCCGAATTTGTGGCCAATGGCTTGGTGAAGACCGAGTTCGTCACGGTGGAGAGCGAGCACAGCGCCATGAGCGCCTGCATCGGTGCGGCCGCCGCCGGCGCCCGCGTGATGACCGCCACCTCCTCCGCCGGCCTGGCCTTCATGTGGGAGACGCTCTACATCGCCGCCTCGTACCGCCTCCCCATCGTCATGCTGGACGTCAACCGCGCCCTCTCCGGCCCCATCAACATCCATTGCGACCACTCGGACACGATGGGCGCCCGCGAGGCCGGCTGGATCCAGATCTTCTCCGAGAACGCCCAGGAATCGTACGACAACTTCATCCAGGCAGTGCGCATCGCCGAACACCCGGACGTGCTCCTGCCCGTGATGGTCATGCACGACGGCTTCATCACCAGCCACGCCATGGAGCGCGTGGAACTGCTCTCGGACGAAGAGGTGCGGAATTTTGTGGGAGAGTACAAGCCGGCCCTCCCGCCCCTCCTGGACGTGCATAACCCCGTCACCTACGGCCCGCTGGACTTCTACGACTACTACTTCGAGCACAAGCGCCAGCAGGTGGAAGGCATGGCCCATGCC harbors:
- the porA gene encoding pyruvate ferredoxin oxidoreductase — encoded protein: MREILALDGNAAVAHAMRQINPDVVAAYPITPQTSTVQTFSEFVANGLVKTEFVTVESEHSAMSACIGAAAAGARVMTATSSAGLAFMWETLYIAASYRLPIVMLDVNRALSGPINIHCDHSDTMGAREAGWIQIFSENAQESYDNFIQAVRIAEHPDVLLPVMVMHDGFITSHAMERVELLSDEEVRNFVGEYKPALPPLLDVHNPVTYGPLDFYDYYFEHKRQQVEGMAHAQEVILEVAREYEKLSGRKYGLFEAYRLEDAEVAIVVLSSTAGTTKAVVDKLRAQGKKVGLLKPRVFRPFPATELADALRHLKAVAVMDRSISF